The following proteins are encoded in a genomic region of Arachis ipaensis cultivar K30076 chromosome B02, Araip1.1, whole genome shotgun sequence:
- the LOC107625004 gene encoding succinate--CoA ligase [ADP-forming] subunit beta, mitochondrial: protein MVRGLLNKLVSRSLSVAGRWQHNQLRRLNIHEYQGAELMSKYGVNVPRGVAVSSVEEARKVIKDVFPNESEIVVKSQVLAGGRGLGTFKNGLKGGVHIVKADQVADIAGKMLGQILVTKQTGAQGKPVNKVYLCQKLALVNEMYFSIILDRKSAGPLVIACSKGGTSIEDLAEKFPDMIIKVPIDVFKGITDEDAAKVVDGLAPKGADKNKSIEQVKNLYNLFRKTDCTLLEINPLAETADNQLVAADAKMNFDDNAAYRQKEIFALRDTTQEDPREVAAAKADLNYIGLDGEIGCMVNGAGLAMATMDIIKLHGGTPANFLDVGGNASEGQVVEAFKILTADDKVKAILVNIFGGIMKCDVIASGIVNAAKQVQLKVPVVVRLEGTNVDQGKRILKESGMKLITAEDLDDAAQKAVKAYK, encoded by the exons ATGGTTCGGGGACTATTGAACAAGCTCGTCTCTCGCTCCCTCTCCGTCGCCGGAAGATGGCAGCACAACCAGCTCCGCCGTCTTAACATCCACGAGTACCAG GGAGCGGAGTTGATGAGCAAGTACGGAGTGAATGTTCCGAGAGGCGTAGCTGTTTCCTCTGTTGAAGAGGCAAGGAAGGTTATCAAGGATGTCTTTCCTAATGAAAGCGAG ATCGTGGTTAAGAGTCAAGTTTTGGCTGGTGGACGAGGCTTGGGAACTTTTAAAAATGGTCTTAAGGGTGGTGTACACATTGTTAAGGCTGACCAGGTTGCAGATATTGCTG GGAAGATGCTTGGGCAGATACTTGTTACCAAACAAACTGGTGCTCAGGGAAAACCAGTTAACAAG GTTTATTTGTGTCAAAAACTGGCACTTGTGAATGAGATGTACTTTTCTATAATCCTGGATCGTAAGTCTGCTGGTCCT CTTGTCATTGCATGTAGTAAGGGAGGAACCAGCATTGAAGACCTTGCAGAGAAATTCCCAGACATGATTATAAAG GTACCGATTGATGTTTTTAAAGGAATTACTGATGAAGATGCTGCAAAGGTGGTTGATGGCTTGGCTCCCAAAGGAGCTGATAAAAATAAATCTATTGAACAAGTGAAGAATTTGTATAATCTTTTCCGCAAAACTGACTGCACTCTTTTAGAA ATCAATCCTCTAGCTGAAACTGCTGATAACCAGTTGGTTGCTGCTGATGCTAAGATGAATTTTGATGATAATGCTGCATATCGTCAGAAAGAGATATTTGCTCTCCGTGATACGACGCAAGAGGATCCTCGAGAG GTGGCTGCTGCAAAGGCAGATTTAAATTATATTGGGTTAGATGGAGAAATTGGTTGCATGGTGAATGGTGCAGGGTTAGCAATGGCCACAATGGATATAATTAAATTGCATGGGGGTACTCCTGCCAATTTTCTGGATGTAGGTGGCAATGCCTCTGAAGGCCAG GTGGTTGAGGCATTTAAGATATTGACTGCTGATGACAAAGTAAAGGCTATTTTGGTTAACATTTTTGGTGGCATCATGAAGTGCGATGTTATTGCAAGTGGAATAGTAAATGCTGCCAAACAG GTTCAACTAAAAGTACCAGTTGTGGTTCGTCTTGAAGGCACCAATGTTGATCAAGGAAAAAGAATTTTGAAG GAAAG